The following is a genomic window from Clostridia bacterium.
TTAAAAAGAGGGATGTTGATATGTCGAGAGTAATTGATATTACAGGTATAATGCAAGAAGGCATGTGGAATTATGAGCCTCCGTTTCCAAAGTTTAAAATAAAACCCCTACCTAAGGTACCCTGGGTAGAAGGGGATGTGTTTTGTGAAATATTTGAAGGGATGCATTCTCAAACCGGAACATATCTCGAAACTCCGGCACATTTTTTTGGCAATGATAAATGTTATTTGTTAATAGACGTACCTGTAGAAAAGCTGCTGAATATAGATTGTGTTGTATTGAATATTGAACCTAAAAATCCGGACAATAGGTCGGGGAGGAGCAAGATCACCGTTGAAGACCTTGAAAAAAGTTCAAATAGTAAGTATATAAAAGAAGGCGATGCTATTCTTGTAGGTAATCATTGGGGCAAATATTGGATGGATCCTAGATTTTTAGATAATTCTCCATATTTTAGCTATGATGCTATGATGTGGCTTATAGGCAAAAAACCCTTTATACTAGGATCGGATATTGCACGTTGGGAGAATCTAGATAAACCTGAAGGGTTTTTTTCTGAATTTTATAAAGCGGATATTTTAATGTTAGCACCTTGTGTAAATTTAGAAAAGGTTACGCAGCCTAGAGTAAAACTTACGGTTTTACCTTTAAAAATACCCGGAACCAGTTCTACTCCTTGCCGTGCTGTAATTATTGAATAGTGGAAAGGAAAATATTTTAGAACATATAAAAAAGGGAACTTTGTACGAGTTTATCTTTCGAAGATAAACTCGTGTAAAAGTTCCTTGTTTTTTTCTATGTCAGGTACTAATACTGCCATTCCCCGTATTGATTGGGAGGTAAATGTATCGTCCACAGGTAGCCTGTATTGGTCTACATTACAATGTCTTAAGCTGTATCCTGCCATCCCAAGTTTGATCATTTCAGTTTTTGTAAGGCTGGTCTCTATATATGGGGATATATCATTTACAAGGCCTGGAATATCCATTATTGAGATGGCCTTTACTTTCTTAAATAGTTGACTTAACACATATCTTTGTCTTTCTGTTCTTTCATAATCGCTATTTCCCACATAGCGTATTCTAGAATATGCTAGAGTCTGATTTCCATCTAATACTTGTAGGCCTGGACCGCTTATAGGTGGTGAATCTGCCCTATCTTTTTCCAAACTGTTTATTCCTGAAAGATGCTTGTTCAAAATATTTACTTCATAAGGTTTTACTTCTATTTCCACCCCGCCCAGTCGATCTATTATTTTAGGCAGTCCAAAAAAATCCACTGTTACATAATCTTCTACGTCCATATCAAAGTTAGAATTGACAGTCTCGATTGCAAGATATGGTCCGCCAAATGCATATGCTGCATTTATCCTGTTCTC
Proteins encoded in this region:
- a CDS encoding cyclase family protein translates to MSRVIDITGIMQEGMWNYEPPFPKFKIKPLPKVPWVEGDVFCEIFEGMHSQTGTYLETPAHFFGNDKCYLLIDVPVEKLLNIDCVVLNIEPKNPDNRSGRSKITVEDLEKSSNSKYIKEGDAILVGNHWGKYWMDPRFLDNSPYFSYDAMMWLIGKKPFILGSDIARWENLDKPEGFFSEFYKADILMLAPCVNLEKVTQPRVKLTVLPLKIPGTSSTPCRAVIIE
- a CDS encoding LCP family protein, with protein sequence MKKIITIILCVVLILVACGVLYVYNILDKIQSNIVTNSPNIEQDDKYKQEDYKIEKIEPKITNVLLFGLDRRQEGEASRSDTIMIATADTKNNKVKLTSLMRDMYVSIPGKGENRINAAYAFGGPYLAIETVNSNFDMDVEDYVTVDFFGLPKIIDRLGGVEIEVKPYEVNILNKHLSGINSLEKDRADSPPISGPGLQVLDGNQTLAYSRIRYVGNSDYERTERQRYVLSQLFKKVKAISIMDIPGLVNDISPYIETSLTKTEMIKLGMAGYSLRHCNVDQYRLPVDDTFTSQSIRGMAVLVPDIEKNKELLHEFIFER